The genomic interval GATGACTTGTCAGTCTTGAAATATAATTATCTGTAAAACTTGAATGGAATCATATATTTAACTCTTGACATAGTAAAGGTGAATGCCACTTGTAACGATTtaaaaatgagttcgtacagaatccagtaaaatgaccacccaagtgtatgtatgtatgaattgaaaatatgcattatatgtcaaaggattctggaagaatcTTTCTCATGAATcaagtgtttactgcaactgaTTTTACTTATCTTAAAACAGGACAAAATTATCAAAGAGACCTTTGAAAGTCATTTTCTTGCAACTCTGAAGTGGATGCTTTTTCTCTTCAAAATCCTAATTGCTGCAAAGAGATATTAGGAATGTCTTTGCTTAATATTCTTGCTTTTTTTCTAGATTCATCATTACATTACAACCTACAACAAAGTAGCTGGGGATTTCCCTGCGGAAGTTTATTCCCAGCTAGAAACTCTTTATCAGAAAACAGAAGATCAGATGGACCTCTTGGAAGCTCTCATGGCTGCAGAATCTATGTCGGCAGTCACAGAGGAGTCTCTACTTGACTTGGAAGAACACTTCCTGGAGTACATCCTCGGTGTCAGGGAGATGTGTCGTAGTGTATGGGCCAAGTTTGAGATGGTCTTTGTCTATCAAGGACTTGGTCTTATGATACTGACCATCATGATGGGTGTGTCGATCGTCACCTTGCAACATTATACTGAACCAGAAAAGATGGATGATCTTCTGCAGAGTCTGATCAAGCAGCTAGTCACCTGGACAGTGTGTGTTAGTGTTTCTGGCTTTCTGCTCTCACAGAGTACCATCTTGTCAACAGCCACTTGTCTGATCTTCATCCCAGGTTTCACATCGATTCTCATCATGATGCTTCAACTGTTTTTAGAAGTGTCCAATATCAGTGTGTCCAGGTTATTGGGGTCTTTAACATTTACATCTGTATTTAAAGCCTTATTAGTAATATCACCAATAGTTTTGCACAGTGCTTTCCTTACATCTAATAGTCATGTTATCAATGAGGGACGAGCAATAGTGTTCTTTGTACAATCAATATTAACATTTTACGTGTTAGTGTTTTCACTTCAAAACTACAAGTCATTTTATTCAGAAAAAGAACATGGATATATGAAGAGTAACTTCAGATTAAAAAAGTTTATATCAAGTCCAGCTATGCGTATGATCATGCTTGGACTGGCAGCGTTAGTGTGTGTAAGATGTAGTAGTTTGTTTGTCTCCTGCCGGGAAGAGCAGTATTGGTGCTCTCCCTCAGATTTCCTTCCACCATTATCTCTCATACCATCGGAACAGTCCAGTTTACGGAGCTACCGATTCTTACTTTCTATTGGCTCTGTTGCGGCTATTCCATCTGCCCTCATCTACCACCTGTCGCAGCAAGGTAACTTGAGTAACCTGTCAGGACAGGTGTACTCCATCCGCTATGCAATCCCTCTAGCCAGTGTCTGCATCTGTATGTTCTGGGGACAACAGGCACTTCCTGAGAAGCTGCGAGAACAGTCTCCAGAATGGCAACAGGTAGTATTTCCTCAGGTCGCATACGTTATGATCGCAGTAGCTGTCATCCTGCAGTGGGGATTTCCTCTAAACCTTCTCCTTGTGAGGAGACCATCCAAATCTACACAAGGAATCCTTTCCCAGAGTGATGTCTCAGTGCACTCAGATGAAGATACAGTTTCTGAATTCGGTGATACTGCTAATAAAGGAGTCTCAGAACGTTCTAAATCTTCAAGGACTGCTGAAGACTCTGACACTGAGGAGCAACCCCCATTGGTGTATGGACTTGGAACAGTCTTCAGTGCCACGTATTTGCATATTCTTGTCTCAATGGTTCTCCTTTTATCTCTCCTGAATGCGGATGGCATAGCCAGCTCTATACTCCTTATGGTGGTTGAGATGGTTCTTTTCTTGGAGATTTATGCTGCTACAAGGAGAAAGCAATTGACTGCACTAAGAGCAATGCCAGAATTGTATAAAATGGGTGAGTAAATCTCATGCACATTTAAATGATAGAGTTTTGTTCAGTCCTTCATattgaaacaaatataaaacaagGAACTCTGGTGCCTTTATCATTAGTTTGCCCCGAATAGAGaaacaaacaatgaattatATTATGTACTGTTATACAAATGCAGATAAATTTACATATAGAGAACAAACAGTTTAGTTTTGTTTTGGGGCTCAGATAAGATTGACATTTGCTTTTTGACTTGGTGTAGCTGATCCACTTTGGTTTATTTTAACTACAAATGTGTCTCAGGTAAAGTTCAAAATGTGGTTTGCTGTGTTATAGATGAAGTGTGAACACCAAACAGACATTTTAATATGCACATAATTCAGAaagtaattaatgaaaaaaatacatactaaCATGTGGATAAATATTTCTTGCAAATCAACACAAAGTTGAGTTAATTTATAATGAAAACTACTATTTGAAGTATAGTTGATTccagttttcattttcaatcttCCTATATTTTCCCAATTTGACTAGGATTCTATGTAGTCCCATGGTATGTTATAGGTGTCTGGTCCCTCATTGCATCACAATACTTCTTTGCTACTGGACACCAAGCTACATTCACCGCTATCAAGTTTGAATCAGCTTACGTCGGATTTAACAGTGACTTTCCTCGCTACCTCTACTTCATTCCAGCTACATTAGTCAGTCTCAATACATTTGGCTCACAGGTATGATTAATGTTCTACTCCTTTAAACAAATCCCCTAGAATATAAATTACACTGAATGTTGAATTGTAGGAAGGCAGAAAGAACTATTATTTAATCCAAACTTCATTTGGTCCTTACTTGGGCCTCTTTCCAGTGTTGTTGATTGAATTCATTCTTTGTTCCAGTTGAATAAATATCTAagattgatttaaataaaatctTATGATTTGCATAAGAGTACCTTTAATATCCCAGAAATGCCTAAATGTGTGtcagatcccccccccccccccccccccccccccgctcctggaaaaaaaatccacaatgatgaggaaaaattgtgtaaatGCATAAAGCCAACTGCAGTTTACCAATAATTTTATTGGAAATTgtagaggaaaagaaagaaacaaagaatctTAAGTTAACTAGAACCGTGCTCAAGATCAAGCCCATAACCTTTCCATGCCAAGTTGGATTGGTTTAAATTTATTGTGGCATGTGTTCAAATGATCTGATCTGAAAATTCTATATATGTATGTTTCTTGTGAAAGATTTTCTTTGCTGCCATGCTTCCTCTGATTCTCATATGGCCGTTCACACGTGGTCTCTGGGTGACAGGGAATAAAGTCGTCACTGAGGATGAACAACAGGGAGAGCTCAATCTTCATACTAACTCAGATCAAGCTATGAGGGCGCTGTTTCAGATATCTACCATGTTCCTGATCTTCCAGGCTTGTGATGTGAGTATTCCCCCTTCCCCAGTAAGACATAATTGTACCTAACTTGATTGAACTCACTGAAGAATTATTTGACAGATCAACTTTAAATTTGGTCCTAGTACTCATATAGAAATGTAAATGATCTGAGTAGTTAGGGAGGCATCAAAGGTCACAGGTCATTATTTATGTAACAGAAATATCTCATTCTCACATAAATTTAAAGAACTATTTGAGTgttcaacttcaaacttggttcATGTATTTATGGGAGTGCCAATGAtcttagctttttttttttgggggggggggatcatgaGGTCAGTGTACGCATTACTTAGAATATATTATTCTCGCAATTACTGAAGTACTGTTTAATCGATCAACTCAAGTTTGAATAATAGAGGCCATTGTATACATTAAAAATATCCCTTTCTAACTTTGATTGATTGAGGTATCAATTTCAAACTactcaaaacagcagtgtcgtcctggagtctggacaaacaacatatttgcaatttttctttttaggacGATATGCTGTCCCGGttgcgtgttttttttttccgtacCGCTAACGCGTCATATTCTCTAATTTAATGCCAAAGTGCGACTTGAGCAGAGGCCGTTATCTGTCTACAAATGCCTCAGCTATCTCCATCTCGCGTGTGTGCTATACAAAAGTACCTTAGctagctacatgtaggcctatcttcGAGTTCAACTACGTCATAGATACATTCCTCTCTATTCCTGAGTTGATATTGAAATTAGTATAACACTgcccttaaaggggaagttcagtATATGGGGTAGAGGGTGCTTCAGGTTGATAACTACTTCGGGAGGGAGGATGAAAACTACCATGGGTATTGAAGCAGAACTATCATCTATTAAGAAATATGCCTTTGGTTTGAAGAAAATCTGTTCAGAAATGGCtggaatatgaagaaaaaactACTGTAATTAACAGTTGGGTATACCCGacaataattacaatatgaaaataaccattatttacaTGCTATGCGCTGATTGGCCTATTTTGGGGTAATGCATATGTTTGAATTATGTTAATTTGTCATTAGCGATCAAGAACTTATGGACTAGCTATCATCCTTATTTtgggagaattttttttaaccgaTTATAATTATAATCGATTGTTAATTAATTTAATCAAATTCATCTCTAATAGCGTAAAGAAgcaatctatttttttatggtttctgaAATTGCTAAATAATATTCCACTCCATAAAAATGCAATGTTAGCATGATGgttgaaaaatcaaaaccactatGATCTACCCCTTTAAATTATGAGATCTGAGACAATACATAGAGCAGATTATTTACTATGGGTagtttagtttttgtttctaagtatatatatagaataaatcTGCACGAATTTGGAGATTGGGAAGGGCTTTTTGCAAACTACCACTACAATACACCCCAATTTATCCTCATTatcaggtccttcggagaggaccttaagccgtcggtcccctggttgcttgccacagacattcgtgctttcttagcagtcaggtaaaaacctcgatataaatataattattatacatgtGTACTCGTGTCAATATAATGACTGCAATcactaacaagtggaatgcctctggcggtctcacctgcatcacgcgattcaatatagcagcagtgctgactttgaaaactactataaaataattattcacaaaaaacaccattcatataatgatacaatactacgttcattgacatttgacattgatcatgtgacctaaaacttgtcagtgataagatggtaattcaacaaatacccccaacatggccaaagttcattgacctttgacgttggtcatgtgacctgaaattcgcacaggattttcagtgatacttgattactcttatgtccaagttttatgaactagaccaataaattttcaaagttatgatggtaattcaacaaataccccaaacttggccaaagttcattgacctttgaccttgatcatgtgacctgaaactcgcacaggatgttcagtgatacttgattactcttatgtccaagtttcatgaatcagatccataaactttcgaagttatgatggtaattcaacgcctacccccaatttggccaaagttcgttgaccttacatgacctttgaccttggtcatgtgacgtgaaactcaagcaggatgttcagtaatacttgattaaccttatgattgatcaagtttcataaactaggtccatatattttctaagttatgatgacatttcaaaaacttaaccttaggttaagatttttttgattgaggcaaagtccacgcgcatgcgtattGCACAATTCTACTTCCGTGGTATTGCACTTTTTTGCGTACCGAAAGCAATAATGGCCTCTGCTCAAGACGCTCTGCTGCATGAAATTAGAGAATCTGACGCGTTAGCGGTACGGTAAAAAAACACGCGTCCCGGTTCACCAGTTTTCAATAAAGACCTCTAATCTGACAcaattgcaattttttgtcagcTGAGAATCTTAGGATGATCTGCTATCCTGTTTCACCATATTGGACAATGACCTCTTATcttttcattgtgatttgatgggcattttcaataaattctCAATGTTCCAGAAAGAGTTTGTGTAGTAGTTGCAATAAACTCGCTATTGAATGGACAGAAAACTTTAACCATATT from Lytechinus pictus isolate F3 Inbred chromosome 2, Lp3.0, whole genome shotgun sequence carries:
- the LOC129254044 gene encoding GPI ethanolamine phosphate transferase 3-like, translated to MASTRILFFMLIWFALLYFGGMYLFTKGFLLTRIEIAEKSESVCGNSARAPGAGHGSGPGEAAADSCTHVRFKRAVVLLIDALRYDFTLFNTSLPSSEAAPFQNKMPVIHETVTNFPEQSILFKSLADPPTTTLQRLKGITTGSLPTFVDAGQNFASFEISEDNIVDQLVQAGKRVTFMGDDTWMTLFNKKFNKAFPFPSFNVKDLHSVDEGILTKLLPEIRKKDWDVVIAHFLGVDHCGHSLGPYHPSMGKKLTQMNSVIKSVMQSLEDDTILFVLGDHGMTKSGDHGGDTPEERSSAIFMYSPRKIFAKRDIMAKRIPDVVSQIDFVPTLSLLLGVSIPFSNLGAIISPLFSIGPPSVQTTKAPSSPDNQQYIKHRLFASRINAKQIHHYITTYNKVAGDFPAEVYSQLETLYQKTEDQMDLLEALMAAESMSAVTEESLLDLEEHFLEYILGVREMCRSVWAKFEMVFVYQGLGLMILTIMMGVSIVTLQHYTEPEKMDDLLQSLIKQLVTWTVCVSVSGFLLSQSTILSTATCLIFIPGFTSILIMMLQLFLEVSNISVSRLLGSLTFTSVFKALLVISPIVLHSAFLTSNSHVINEGRAIVFFVQSILTFYVLVFSLQNYKSFYSEKEHGYMKSNFRLKKFISSPAMRMIMLGLAALVCVRCSSLFVSCREEQYWCSPSDFLPPLSLIPSEQSSLRSYRFLLSIGSVAAIPSALIYHLSQQGNLSNLSGQVYSIRYAIPLASVCICMFWGQQALPEKLREQSPEWQQVVFPQVAYVMIAVAVILQWGFPLNLLLVRRPSKSTQGILSQSDVSVHSDEDTVSEFGDTANKGVSERSKSSRTAEDSDTEEQPPLVYGLGTVFSATYLHILVSMVLLLSLLNADGIASSILLMVVEMVLFLEIYAATRRKQLTALRAMPELYKMGFYVVPWYVIGVWSLIASQYFFATGHQATFTAIKFESAYVGFNSDFPRYLYFIPATLVSLNTFGSQIFFAAMLPLILIWPFTRGLWVTGNKVVTEDEQQGELNLHTNSDQAMRALFQISTMFLIFQACDLVGTMVAAAVLRRHLMAWNVFAPRFIFQGVAFGVTVPSVLITFLFFAYMQRCLATWISRIQS